A window from Candidatus Sysuiplasma acidicola encodes these proteins:
- a CDS encoding cation diffusion facilitator family transporter, with protein MHPQEKSYRTIYMTLIGDIFLFIFALIVSIAGHSKAVLSESVYQLSDVLSGTMLLFGVWSSLRPADELHPFGYGLERFFWSFVSAVFAFSVSGAAVMAYGINGILQPYVITDWQYSVLVLIVTMIVSALSLAYLMHRIRHHYANTTSIIDRYHQGVRTVLFQDVMSIVSSMVAIGGISLSVYEGNSRFDAIAAVANGVLLLITGLTLAAEGRELLIGKGLSKAQMSNITQAITKLPSVNLVRDIKTVYIGPESLMMLIRINFADNLTTDELEKAIDNVQHHLRSKVPELKNVIVEPES; from the coding sequence ATGCATCCCCAGGAAAAGAGCTACAGAACAATTTACATGACACTCATCGGTGACATATTTCTCTTCATATTCGCGCTTATTGTCTCAATTGCCGGGCACAGCAAGGCGGTGCTGTCTGAATCTGTATATCAGCTGAGCGATGTGCTCAGCGGAACAATGTTGCTGTTCGGCGTCTGGAGCTCGCTCAGACCGGCGGATGAACTGCACCCTTTCGGTTATGGTCTTGAACGATTCTTCTGGTCATTCGTCAGTGCTGTTTTCGCTTTCTCCGTAAGCGGAGCGGCTGTAATGGCATACGGCATAAACGGCATCCTTCAGCCCTACGTAATCACAGACTGGCAGTACAGCGTATTAGTGCTCATAGTCACGATGATAGTGAGTGCCCTCAGCCTTGCATACCTAATGCACCGGATCAGGCACCATTATGCAAACACCACGAGCATCATAGATAGATATCACCAGGGCGTGAGAACGGTCCTGTTTCAGGATGTGATGAGCATAGTTTCGAGCATGGTGGCCATCGGCGGCATTTCTCTGTCTGTTTACGAAGGTAACTCGCGATTCGACGCCATAGCGGCTGTCGCCAATGGTGTTCTCCTTCTGATAACTGGATTGACTCTCGCTGCAGAAGGCAGGGAACTGCTTATCGGGAAGGGATTGTCGAAGGCCCAGATGTCCAACATAACACAGGCGATCACGAAATTGCCTTCCGTCAATCTGGTGAGAGACATCAAGACGGTATATATCGGGCCGGAAAGCCTGATGATGCTCATCAGAATCAACTTTGCTGACAATCTGACCACAGATGAGCTCGAGAAAGCCATAGACAATGTGCAGCATCATCTGAGAAGCAAGGTGCCGGAGCTGAAGAACGTCATAGTGGAACCCGAAAGTTGA